A DNA window from Helianthus annuus cultivar XRQ/B chromosome 15, HanXRQr2.0-SUNRISE, whole genome shotgun sequence contains the following coding sequences:
- the LOC110912672 gene encoding MLO-like protein 5 isoform X1, producing the protein MTFCQNYIAAICVSKVLTKDFLPCKKQPDGKAPLDDEGDEEDTRRKLLWYDQRRLAGDDPPKPCKPGYEALITVTGLHQLHIFIFFLAVFHVIYSALTMIVGRAKIREWKVWEKDILQQQASAHDPSKFRLTKETSFVKGHATKLTGLPIFFYIICFFRQFFTSVGRSDYFTMRHGFISVHLAPGSQFNFQKYIKRSLEDDFKVIVGISPLLWSTAVLYLFANVEGTHAMIWLSLFPVVIILAVGTKLQAIIAQMAIEIQERHAVVQGIPLVQVTDKHFWFLDPSLILYLIQLTLFMNSFEITHFFWIWYEFGLDSCFHEKPFLQYGRVIIGIVVQILCAYSILPLYALISQMGSKMKRSIFDDQTSKALKHWHKNASKRRESKGRSGHLPTKSLKLNSPSGNAQAHGTPPTSDSPTQSAQVTASVDIPQDKDKDKDKEKSTTSTPNLL; encoded by the exons ATGACATTTTGTCAGAACTACATTGCTGCCATTTGTGTTTCTAAGGTTCTTACAAAAGATTTCTTGCCTTGCAAGAAACAACCTGACGGTAAAGCACCACTTGATGATGAAGGAGACGAGGAAGATACCCGTCGCAAGCTCTTATGGTATGATCAAAGACGTTTAGCAGGAGACGACCCACCAAAACCATGCAAGCCC GGATATGAGGCGCTTATAACTGTTACCGGATTGCATCAACTCCACATATTCATTTTCTTCTTGGCAGTCTTTCATGTTATTTATAGTGCCCTCACTATGATTGTTGGCAGAGCAAAG ATACGCGAATGGAAAGTTTGGGAAAAAGATATCTTGCAGCAACAAGCAAGTGCACATG ATCCTTCTAAGTTTCGGCTTACAAAAGAAACATCTTTTGTTAAAGGTCATGCTACTAAATTGACTGGATTACCAATATTCTTCTACATT ATTTGCTTCTTTCGGCAATTCTTTACTTCTGTTGGTAGATCGGATTACTTTACCATGCGCCATGGCTTTATCTCT GTTCATTTAGCGCCAGGCAGTCAATTCAACTTTCAAAAATACATCAAAAGGTCACTGGAAGATGATTTTAAAGTAATTGTGGGAATCAG CCCGCTCTTATGGTCGACTGCGGTCCTTTATCTGTTTGCTAATGTTGAAG GAACTCACGCTATGATTTGGCTATCTCTATTTCCTGTTGTC ATAATATTAGCAGTTGGAACAAAGCTTCAAGCAATTATAGCACAAATGGCTATTGAAATTCAAGAAAGGCATGCAGTTGTACAAGGAATACCCCTTGTGCAAGTAACAGATAAACATTTTTGGTTTCTGGACCCCTCACTAATTCTTTATCTTATTCAGCTCACGCTCTTCATG AACTCATTTGAGATAACACACTTCTTCTGGATATgg TATGAGTTTGGACTTGACTCTTGCTTTCATGAAAAACCCTTTCTTCAATATGGTAGAGTTATAATTGG AATTGTTGTTCAAATATTATGCGCCTACAGCATCCTTCCACTCTATGCTCTTATTTCACAG ATGGGATCTAAGATGAAGAGGTCTATATTTGATGACCAAACTTCAAAAGCTCTTAAGCATTGgcacaaaaatgcatcaaaaaggAGAGAATCGAAGGGGCGATCTGGTCATCTTCCTACTAAGAGTTTGAAACTAAACTCTCCATCAGGAAATGCTCAAGCGCATGGCACTCCACCAACTAGCGATTCGCCTACTCAATCCGCTCAAGTAACCGCCAGTGTAGACATTCCGCAAGACAAAGACAAAGACAAAGACAAAGAAAAGTCGACCACCTCGACCCCTAATCTCCTTTGA
- the LOC110912672 gene encoding MLO-like protein 5 isoform X2, which translates to MTFCQNYIAAICVSKVLTKDFLPCKKQPDGKAPLDDEGDEEDTRRKLLWYDQRRLAGDDPPKPCKPGYEALITVTGLHQLHIFIFFLAVFHVIYSALTMIVGRAKIREWKVWEKDILQQQASAHDPSKFRLTKETSFVKGHATKLTGLPIFFYIICFFRQFFTSVGRSDYFTMRHGFISVHLAPGSQFNFQKYIKRSLEDDFKVIVGISPLLWSTAVLYLFANVEGTHAMIWLSLFPVVIILAVGTKLQAIIAQMAIEIQERHAVVQGIPLVQVTDKHFWFLDPSLILYLIQLTLFMYEFGLDSCFHEKPFLQYGRVIIGIVVQILCAYSILPLYALISQMGSKMKRSIFDDQTSKALKHWHKNASKRRESKGRSGHLPTKSLKLNSPSGNAQAHGTPPTSDSPTQSAQVTASVDIPQDKDKDKDKEKSTTSTPNLL; encoded by the exons ATGACATTTTGTCAGAACTACATTGCTGCCATTTGTGTTTCTAAGGTTCTTACAAAAGATTTCTTGCCTTGCAAGAAACAACCTGACGGTAAAGCACCACTTGATGATGAAGGAGACGAGGAAGATACCCGTCGCAAGCTCTTATGGTATGATCAAAGACGTTTAGCAGGAGACGACCCACCAAAACCATGCAAGCCC GGATATGAGGCGCTTATAACTGTTACCGGATTGCATCAACTCCACATATTCATTTTCTTCTTGGCAGTCTTTCATGTTATTTATAGTGCCCTCACTATGATTGTTGGCAGAGCAAAG ATACGCGAATGGAAAGTTTGGGAAAAAGATATCTTGCAGCAACAAGCAAGTGCACATG ATCCTTCTAAGTTTCGGCTTACAAAAGAAACATCTTTTGTTAAAGGTCATGCTACTAAATTGACTGGATTACCAATATTCTTCTACATT ATTTGCTTCTTTCGGCAATTCTTTACTTCTGTTGGTAGATCGGATTACTTTACCATGCGCCATGGCTTTATCTCT GTTCATTTAGCGCCAGGCAGTCAATTCAACTTTCAAAAATACATCAAAAGGTCACTGGAAGATGATTTTAAAGTAATTGTGGGAATCAG CCCGCTCTTATGGTCGACTGCGGTCCTTTATCTGTTTGCTAATGTTGAAG GAACTCACGCTATGATTTGGCTATCTCTATTTCCTGTTGTC ATAATATTAGCAGTTGGAACAAAGCTTCAAGCAATTATAGCACAAATGGCTATTGAAATTCAAGAAAGGCATGCAGTTGTACAAGGAATACCCCTTGTGCAAGTAACAGATAAACATTTTTGGTTTCTGGACCCCTCACTAATTCTTTATCTTATTCAGCTCACGCTCTTCATG TATGAGTTTGGACTTGACTCTTGCTTTCATGAAAAACCCTTTCTTCAATATGGTAGAGTTATAATTGG AATTGTTGTTCAAATATTATGCGCCTACAGCATCCTTCCACTCTATGCTCTTATTTCACAG ATGGGATCTAAGATGAAGAGGTCTATATTTGATGACCAAACTTCAAAAGCTCTTAAGCATTGgcacaaaaatgcatcaaaaaggAGAGAATCGAAGGGGCGATCTGGTCATCTTCCTACTAAGAGTTTGAAACTAAACTCTCCATCAGGAAATGCTCAAGCGCATGGCACTCCACCAACTAGCGATTCGCCTACTCAATCCGCTCAAGTAACCGCCAGTGTAGACATTCCGCAAGACAAAGACAAAGACAAAGACAAAGAAAAGTCGACCACCTCGACCCCTAATCTCCTTTGA